Genomic segment of Paenibacillus sp. FSL R5-0623:
TGTTCCTTCGCCGTGGTGCAGATCTACCACAATGCGAACTGTATCGGTCTGCAAATAGGCCAAGGCCGCTTCTTCGTCAAACACAACTGGGCGGGACTGCGCAAGTACCGAGATATCTCCCAAACGGATATCTACGGTATCCGGGTTCACCGGCTGTCCTGCACGCCCTACGGCTGCAATAATCCGTCCCCAGTTAGCATCTGCGCCGAACATGGCTGATTTCACCAGACTGGAACCGATGACAGTTTTCGCGATTGCTTGCGCGGACTCATCACTTACTGCTCCTGTAACTTCTACCTCGACCAGTTTAGTTGCTCCTTCACCATCGCGAGCAATGGCTTTGGCCAATACTTGGCATACATAGGTGAAGCCGGCTGCAAAAGCGTCCCAATCCGGATGCTCTGTCGTCAACTCTTCATTGCCTGCATATCCACTGGACATAGCTACCAGCATGTCGTTTGTACTTGTATCCCCATCGACGGTAATCATGTTGAATGTATGATTCGTAGCCTGGCGCAGCAGGCTCTGCAACGCTTTTGCACCAATGACCGCGTCAGATGTCATGAAAGCGAGCATTGTCGCCATATTCGGATGAATCATACCCGAGCCTTTGGCGGCTCCCGCAATCGTAACCGTCTTGCCGTTAACTATAACGGAGACGCAAGCTTCCTTTTTCACCAAATCCGTTGTCAGAATCGCTTGTGAAAATTGTTCCGCCTCATTCGACTCCTTGCCCATATGCGCCGGAAGTCCGGTGATGCCTGAATGTACAGCATCCATTTTGAGCAATTCCCCAATGACACCTGTGGATGCCACAGCCACGTCCTCTTCCGCCACACCCAACTCACGCGCAGCGGCCGAACGCATCGCATAAGCATCTTCTTCCCCTTGTTGCCCTGTACATGCATTCGCATTACCACTGTTAACGATAACAGCCTGAAGGCGTCCGTTGCTCAAGCTTTCGCGCGTTACTTTGAGTGGTGCCGCCTGAAACACGTTCGTTGTGTATACAGCAGCAGCTGTAGCAGGTACATCACAGCGGATCGCTCCGATGTCATTACGAGATGTCTTTTTCAATCCACAGTGAAGTCCACCAGCAGTGAATCCCCCAGGGGTTACAATTGTTCCGTTCTCAACCACGGTAAAAGTCTGTTGCTCCACATTCGTTCCCATATCATATCCCCCGTATGCGTTCAGCTATATGCTGATGATCGCTTGCTTAACCTTATCCGATCTCCCTAGTGACTCTGAGAGAGCACTTTTACACCGAATGTTCTAGTGCTCCTCCTGAATTCCAATCCCTTATGGATATACCGGTGTCATGTTCAGCCCGAGGTTCTCCTCCCATCCCATCATCAGGTTCATATTTTGAATCGCTTGCCCGGAAGCACCCTTCACCAGGTTGTCGATGACCGAAATAATCGTTAAACGCCCTGTGCGAGAATCCACCGCAAATCCGATATCACAATAGTTGGATCCGTACACTTCTTTGGTAGAAGGCCAGATGCCCGGTTCACGTACACGTACGAAAGGTCTGTTCTCATAATATTTGCGGTATAAATCTACGATCTCCCGGTCGCTGTGTTCCCCAACGAGGTTTGCATACATCGTACTCATGATTCCACGTGTCATTGGCACCAGATGTGTTGTGAAGGTAACCGTAACAGGCGTTCCCGTTATACTGCCAAGCACTTGTTCGATCTCGGGAATATGTTGATGTTTATTCAGTTTATAGGCTTTGAAATTCTCATTCATCTCTGCATAATGATTTGTCAGACTTGTTCCGCGTCCTGCTCCAGATACGCCTGATTTAGCATCAATAATAATAGTAGAAGGATCAATCCAGCCTGCCTCTACAGCAGGGATCAGTCCAAGAAGTGTAGCCGTTGGATAACAGCCTGGGTTGGATATAAAATTCTGTCCCTTCACTTCTTCGCCATACACCTCAGCCATGCCGTATACCGCTTGTTCCAGCAAATCAGCTGAAGGCGCCGGATGTTTGTACCACTCTTCGTACACCGTTCCATCCTTGAGTCTGAAATCGCCAGACAAGTCAATCACCTTAAGTCCTGCTGCCAGTAGGCTCGGTACGAGCTTTGCACTTACGCCGGACGGGGTCGCTGTGAATACCAGATCCGCACGACTCGCAATTTCAGCCGGATCTACACCGTCGAGTGGCCTGTGAATCACGCCCGTCAAATGCGGAAATCCATCTGCGATGGACTCACCACTGCTCGATGATGAGATCACCGATGTGATTTCAACCAGCGGATGGTTCTGGAAAAAACGAATCAGCTCCACCCCGCCGTAGCCGGTGGAACCGACGATTGCTACTTTTAATTTGTTATTCACTCTCGCTCCCCCAATCTCGATGTATGCGCTACTTGTGCTATGTCCTTCTCTGAAGGATAATCGAACACAGCAATTCCGTCGCTTATATGCATATTTGTGTATTATTATACGACTCTGGTTATATAAATACAACACTCTATCATCAATTTCACATGGATTTCCATCCAATCCGAACATATCTTTTTTAACATCTGGGACGAATAGGTATACATCTGTTAAAATACGTATTAGTAGGAAACATTACAATCAGGGTCTCATTCATAACTAACCTGCTAATCAAGGACATATGAATAGATTCATGATGGTCATAATGAGACATGGGGGACTATAGTGCATATCGAATCCATTTTACTTATTGTACTCCTTGGCCTGAATATTATTTTTGCGGCAGCAGTCGTTTTCTTCGAACGGAAGGATGCCAGCGCTTCCTGGGCTTGGCTGCTCGTCTTGAACTTTATTCCGGTGTTTGGGTTTGTACTTTATCTTTTAACCGGTCAGAATCTGACCCGATACCGGCTTTTCCAGTGGAAGGAACGTAAGAAGCTCGGGCTAGAGGAACGTATTGAAGCCCAGCTCACGCAGTTGCACGATAACCGCACCCCTTTCCGCAACCAAGCAACCGAGACTAGCCAGGACATGATTTATATGAACCTGAAGCAGAACGGTGCTCTGTTAACGGAGGATAATGCGGTTGAGATCATTACGGACGGAACAGACAAGTTCCAACGGCTCTTGGACGACATCGAAGCGGCTCAGGATCACGTGCACGTGCAATACTACATCTATAGAGGCGATCGTCTGGGTAAAAAAATCCGGGATGCACTTATCCGCAAAGCGCGGGAAGGCATCAAAGTCCGATTACTGTATGACGCGCTCGGATCACGGCGGGTTTCGAAACGCTTTTTCAAAGAATTGCGCGAAGCAGGCGGCTTGGTTGAAGTCTTTTTCCCCTCCAAATTCAGTCTGATCAACTTGCGTATGAACTACCGGAACCACCGGAAGATTGTCATCATCGATGGTAACCTGGGGTACACGGGCGGGTTTAATGTTGGAGATGAGTATCTTGGCTTGAACTCAAAATTCGGTTACTGGCGTGACACACATCTGCGTATTCAGGGAAATGCTGTCCATGCGCTGCAGACCCGTTTCCTTCTGGACTGGAATGAAGCGTCCAAACAACACGACACACCTTACGTTCCGGCGCATTTCCCTCATATCGAGGGCACAGGAAAGATTGCCATGCAGATTGTCTCCAGTGGACCAGATGCAGAGACTGAACATATCAAGAACAGTTATCTCAAGATGATTAACGGGGCCAAACAATCGATTCTGATTCAAACGCCTTATTTTATCCCGGATGCCAGTGTATTCGAAGCTATTCGTCTCGCGTGTCTGTCCGGCATAGATGTTCGCATCATGATTCCAAATAAACCCGACCATGCCTTTGTATATTGGGCTACGTTATCTTATATTGGTGAGTTGCTGAAGGTTGGCGCCAAAGTATTTATATATGATAATGGCTTCATTCATGCCAAAACACTTATCATTGACAGTTTGGTTGCATCCGTGGGAACCGCCAATATTGACTACCGCAGTTTCCGGTTGAACTTTGAGGTTAATGCCTTTATGTATGATGAAGCAATTGCAACAGCACTTGTACAAACCTTTGAGCACGACCTGCATGTATCGCGGGAAATGACGCTTGATGAATACCAAAAACGCAGTCTGATCATCCGCTTCAAAGAAGCGATTTCTCGTCTGCTGTCTCCGATTCTGTAGCGGTGGCACTCCAATGACAGAATCAACTTCCGATCGCTGTCATCCCCAGGTTTTTTTGATTTCTTCTTTTTGAAAAGGGAACAATCCGAGGATAGCTTACACTTCCGAAGTAGCTTCCTGCAGAAAGCTTTTAGGCGAGCGCTTCGCTTCTTCCGGCTATAAAAACAGGCACATCCTCTCCCGTCATTTTGGAGAAGGATGTGCCTGTTTTTTTCTTGTTTTGAACTCCCAAACTTATTAAGCCTATATGGCTCACTCGATATTCTTCACGCCGTTCACACATGTTCTCCACGCTTAAAACCTTCGCCGAGCACTTCGTGCGCGTTACTGATAATGACAAAAGCTCCCGGGTCCACAGACCGGATCAACGCTTTGAGTCTTGGCACCTCATTTTGCCCAACGACTACCATCAGTACGGTTCGCTGATCGTCAGTGTAACCACCTTTGGCTTCCAGCTTCGTTAATCCGCGATCCAGATCATCCAAAATCACTTTGCTAATCGCTTCCGTCTGGTTGGAGATAATATACGCCACCTTGGAAAAGCCTAGGCCCATCTCAACGGCATCGATCACTTTACCGGTAACATACAACCCAATCAGCGCATAGAGAGACTGCTCTAATGACAACACAAATGCAGCCATAATAATAACCGTAGCATCCATGATGACTACACACAATGAATAACTCAGTCCACTGTATTTCTGTACGATTCTGGCAAGAATGCTCATGCCACCTGTTGATCCTCTACCTCGGTATACAATTCCAATACCTAGACCAACGCCAATCCCACCATAAAGTGAACCAAGTAGCGGATTCGTTGTTGGAGTGGCCCAATCCTTCGTGAGATAAACTAACAGTGGCAGGACAATACTGCCCAGGACTGAACGAATACCATACTGCTTACCAATAAGCAGAAAACCCGCGATTAGAAGTGGGATGTTAATCGCCCATTGGGTATATGCCGGTTCCCAATTAAGCCATTCCTTGCCCAGGATCGATAACCCGGACACCCCACCTGAAGCGATCTGATTCGGTAATAAAAATAAATTAAAGGCCACTGCAATTAAAAACGAACCTAAAATGATAGATACCGTGTCCACGACGTTTCTCCATGGACCATTGAGTGGAATGAGGCTAGTTATCCTCTTTTTGCGGTTATTATGAAATTGTGATCGTTGTTGCATGTTCTCGTGCTCTCCTTTTATGTGACTGATCAGTTGATCGCTCATTTTTTCTATCCTATAAAATTATTCAAAAAAAAGCTCCTGCACACACCAGCATACGCCTACACGTATGGGTCCATACAGGAACTTATATTAATCGGTTTCTACTTTAATCTGGCTGCGCAAATAACCATCGATGAATGCATCGAGGTCGCCGTCCATTACTGCCCCTGTATTTCCAGTCTCTACGCTTGTACGGTGATCCTTTACCATACTATAGGGATGGAACACATAGGACCGAATCTGGCTACCCCATGAAATATCCGACTGATCTCCTCGGATTTCATCCAGCTGTTGTTTTTGCTCTTCAATTTTACGCTCATACAATTTCGAACGAAGCATTTTCATCGCCCGCTCACGGTTCTTGATCTGTGAACGTTCATTCTGACACGTTACAACTACACCTGTCGGAAGGTGGGTAATCCGCACGGCTGAGTCGGTGGTGTTGATATGCTGTCCACCCGCGCCACTCGCACGGTAGGTATCAATCTTGAGATCCTCTGTCCGAATGTCCAATTCAATCGTATCATCAATCTCAGGAACCACATCACATGATACGAAGGAAGTATGCCTACGGCCCGATGAGTCAAAAGGAGAGATCCGCACCAGTCGGTGTACACCCTTCTCGGCTTTCAGATAACCATAAGCATTGTGCCCCTTGATCGATAGCGTGACACTCTTGATCCCCGCCTCATCTCCTGGCAGATAATCCAGCACCTCAACCTTGAAGCCACGCTTCTCGGACCAACGTGTGTACATCCGGAGTAACATTTGTCCCCAGTCCTGTGACTCAGTACCACCTGCCCCCGGATGAAGCTCTAGAATGGCATCCATCTTATCATACGGCTGATTCAGGAGCAGCTGAAGTTCGAACTCTGCCACCTTGCT
This window contains:
- the argJ gene encoding bifunctional glutamate N-acetyltransferase/amino-acid acetyltransferase ArgJ; translated protein: MGTNVEQQTFTVVENGTIVTPGGFTAGGLHCGLKKTSRNDIGAIRCDVPATAAAVYTTNVFQAAPLKVTRESLSNGRLQAVIVNSGNANACTGQQGEEDAYAMRSAAARELGVAEEDVAVASTGVIGELLKMDAVHSGITGLPAHMGKESNEAEQFSQAILTTDLVKKEACVSVIVNGKTVTIAGAAKGSGMIHPNMATMLAFMTSDAVIGAKALQSLLRQATNHTFNMITVDGDTSTNDMLVAMSSGYAGNEELTTEHPDWDAFAAGFTYVCQVLAKAIARDGEGATKLVEVEVTGAVSDESAQAIAKTVIGSSLVKSAMFGADANWGRIIAAVGRAGQPVNPDTVDIRLGDISVLAQSRPVVFDEEAALAYLQTDTVRIVVDLHHGEGTATAWGCDLTYDYVRINAAYRT
- the argC gene encoding N-acetyl-gamma-glutamyl-phosphate reductase → MNNKLKVAIVGSTGYGGVELIRFFQNHPLVEITSVISSSSSGESIADGFPHLTGVIHRPLDGVDPAEIASRADLVFTATPSGVSAKLVPSLLAAGLKVIDLSGDFRLKDGTVYEEWYKHPAPSADLLEQAVYGMAEVYGEEVKGQNFISNPGCYPTATLLGLIPAVEAGWIDPSTIIIDAKSGVSGAGRGTSLTNHYAEMNENFKAYKLNKHQHIPEIEQVLGSITGTPVTVTFTTHLVPMTRGIMSTMYANLVGEHSDREIVDLYRKYYENRPFVRVREPGIWPSTKEVYGSNYCDIGFAVDSRTGRLTIISVIDNLVKGASGQAIQNMNLMMGWEENLGLNMTPVYP
- the cls gene encoding cardiolipin synthase, whose translation is MHIESILLIVLLGLNIIFAAAVVFFERKDASASWAWLLVLNFIPVFGFVLYLLTGQNLTRYRLFQWKERKKLGLEERIEAQLTQLHDNRTPFRNQATETSQDMIYMNLKQNGALLTEDNAVEIITDGTDKFQRLLDDIEAAQDHVHVQYYIYRGDRLGKKIRDALIRKAREGIKVRLLYDALGSRRVSKRFFKELREAGGLVEVFFPSKFSLINLRMNYRNHRKIVIIDGNLGYTGGFNVGDEYLGLNSKFGYWRDTHLRIQGNAVHALQTRFLLDWNEASKQHDTPYVPAHFPHIEGTGKIAMQIVSSGPDAETEHIKNSYLKMINGAKQSILIQTPYFIPDASVFEAIRLACLSGIDVRIMIPNKPDHAFVYWATLSYIGELLKVGAKVFIYDNGFIHAKTLIIDSLVASVGTANIDYRSFRLNFEVNAFMYDEAIATALVQTFEHDLHVSREMTLDEYQKRSLIIRFKEAISRLLSPIL
- a CDS encoding YitT family protein, which produces MQQRSQFHNNRKKRITSLIPLNGPWRNVVDTVSIILGSFLIAVAFNLFLLPNQIASGGVSGLSILGKEWLNWEPAYTQWAINIPLLIAGFLLIGKQYGIRSVLGSIVLPLLVYLTKDWATPTTNPLLGSLYGGIGVGLGIGIVYRGRGSTGGMSILARIVQKYSGLSYSLCVVIMDATVIIMAAFVLSLEQSLYALIGLYVTGKVIDAVEMGLGFSKVAYIISNQTEAISKVILDDLDRGLTKLEAKGGYTDDQRTVLMVVVGQNEVPRLKALIRSVDPGAFVIISNAHEVLGEGFKRGEHV
- the prfB gene encoding peptide chain release factor 2 (programmed frameshift), with amino-acid sequence MIDPNVKHDLREIGKKLTNLRGSLDLDLKQEMIGNFEVKMSAPDFWDDSDKAQSVIAELNAVKGSVDQYTKLQQDYDDAVMMVELADEEGDEDLAAEIGRSVTAIVSKVAEFELQLLLNQPYDKMDAILELHPGAGGTESQDWGQMLLRMYTRWSEKRGFKVEVLDYLPGDEAGIKSVTLSIKGHNAYGYLKAEKGVHRLVRISPFDSSGRRHTSFVSCDVVPEIDDTIELDIRTEDLKIDTYRASGAGGQHINTTDSAVRITHLPTGVVVTCQNERSQIKNRERAMKMLRSKLYERKIEEQKQQLDEIRGDQSDISWGSQIRSYVFHPYSMVKDHRTSVETGNTGAVMDGDLDAFIDGYLRSQIKVETD